One genomic segment of Pagrus major chromosome 13, Pma_NU_1.0 includes these proteins:
- the LOC141006690 gene encoding olfactory receptor 8G17-like, translating into MENYTYNSDTLQLEGLNVSKDFTYPLFLFLFFSYLFIIVANLSIAVLVFIDKNLHQPMYLLFCNLSVNDILGNSFLPRLLVNMLLPPSERLISYYECVVQAFTIHVCNTCSHTLLMIMAFDRYVAVCNPLRYAAIMTNKMLIKLTVSAWGVAFVLVGILLGLTIRLNRCRTIIRGLYCSNASLFKLSCENVFINNIYGLTFTVVLFTSSIGSMVLTYTKITVVCLTSKNKSLNSKAMKTCSTHLAVYLIMLLSGLSIIILHRFPQYSDYRKFAAILYHIIPSSLNPIIYGMQSKEIRRFLSKSKKVLPSL; encoded by the coding sequence ATGGAAAACTACACGTACAACAGCGACACACTCCAGCTGGAAGGGTTAAACGTCTCAAAGGATTTTACATACcccttgtttctttttctcttcttctcctacTTGTTCATAATTGTTGCAAATTTAAGCATTGCTGTTCTGGTTTTCATTGACAAAAACCTCCACCAGCCGATGTATCTCCTGTTTTGCAACCTCTCAGTTAATGACATACTAGGAAACTCTTTTCTGCCCCGTTTGCTTGTAAACATGTTGCTGCCTCCGTCTGAGCGCCTCATCAGTTATTATGAATGTGTGGTTCAAGCTTTCACCATACACGTGTGCAATACCTGCTCTCACACTTTGCTCATGATTATGGCCTTTGACAGATATGTGGCCGTCTGTAATCCTCTGCGCTATGCTGCCATAATGACCAACAAAATGCTGATCAAGCTCACAGTTTCTGCCTGGGGAGTGGCCTTTGTTCTGGTCGGGATTCTTCTTGGTCTGACCATACGGCTGAACCGATGTAGGACGATAATAAGAGGTCTGTACTGTAGCAATGCCTCGTTGTTTAAACTCTCCTGTGagaatgtgtttattaataATATCTATGGCCTCACTTTCACTGTCGTCCTGTTCACCTCTTCTATAGGCAGCATGGTTCTCACTTACACAAAGATTACAGTCGTCTGTCTGACCAGTAAGAACAAGTCTTTGAACAGTAAAGCCATGAAGACCTGCAGCACTCATCTGGCTGTGTATCTGATCATGTTGCTCAGTGGATTGTCTATAATTATTCTGCATCGCTTCCCTCAGTACTCAGACTACAGAAAATTTGCTGCTATTTTATATCACATCATCCCCAGCAGCCTTAACCCCATTATTTATGGCATGCAGTCCAAAGAGATACGGAGGTTTTTATCTAAGTCCAAGAAGGTTTTGCCATCACTGTAA
- the LOC141006692 gene encoding olfactory receptor 8G17-like translates to MGNFTYNSFTLQLEGLNVSKESVYPVFLFFFFSYLFIMVANVGIVVLIFNDKSLHQPMYLLFSNLPFNDILGNSIMVPRLLSDILLPPSERLISYYECVVQAFTSHMFGTTSHTVLMIMAFDRYVAICNPLRYAAIMTNKMVVKLTVSAWGVAFVLVGILLGLTIRLNRCRTMIMNPYCDNASLFKLSCDSVFINNVYGLTFTVVLFTASIGTMVLTYTKITVICLTSKNKSLNSKALKTCSTHLVVYLIMMFSGLSIITLHRFPQYSDYRKLCSILFHIIPGSLNPIIYGVQSKEIKKFFSKKILPLL, encoded by the coding sequence ATGGGAAACTTCACCTACAACAGCTTCACTCTCCAGCTGGAAGGGTTAAATGTCTCGAAGGAGTCGGTCTACcctgtctttctcttcttctttttctcctacCTGTTTATAATGGTTGCCAATGTGGGCATTGTTGTTCTAATTTTCAATGACAAGAGCCTTCACCAGCCGATGTATCTCCTTTTTAGCAACCTGCCATTTAATGACATTCTTGGGAACTCTATCATGGTGCCTCGTTTGCTTTCAGACATTTTGCTGCCTCCGTCTGAGCGGCTCATCAGTTATTATGAGTGTGTAGTTCAAGCTTTCACTTCACATATGTTTGGTACAACTTCTCACACTGTGCTCATGATTATGGCCTTTGACAGATATGTGGCCATCTGTAATCCTCTGCGCTATGCTGCCATAATGACCAACAAAATGGTAGTCAAGCTGACGGTTTCTGCCTGGGGAGTGGCCTTTGTTCTGGTTGGGATTCTTCTCGGTCTGACCATACGGCTGAACCGATGCAGGACGATGATCATGAATCCTTACTGTGACAATGCCTCCCTGTTTAAACTCTCCTGTGACAGTGTGTTTATTAATAATGTGTACGGCCTCACTTTCACTGTCGTCCTCTTTACAGCTTCTATAGGTACCATGGTTCTCACTTACACAAAGATTACAGTCATCTGTCTGACCAGCAAGAACAAGTCTTTGAACAGTAAAGCCTTGAAGACCTGCAGCACTCATCTGGTTGTGTATTTGATCATGATGTTCAGTGGATTGTCTATCATTACTCTTCATCGTTTCCCTCAGTACTCAGATTACAGAAAACTTTGttctattttgtttcatattatcCCCGGCAGCCTCAACCCCATTATTTATGGTGTGCAGTCAAAAGAGATAAAGAAGTTCTTTTCAAAGAAGATTTTGCCGTTATTATAA
- the LOC141006691 gene encoding olfactory receptor 8G17-like, translating to MENYTYNSDTLQLEGLHVSEDFTYPLFLFLFFSYLFIIVANLSIVVLVFIDKNLHQPMYLLFCNLSVNDILGNSILPRLLVDMLLPPSEHLISYYECVVQAFTVHMCSTCSHTVLMIMAFDRYVAICNPLRYAAIMTNKMLIKLTVSAWGVAFVLVGILLGLTIRLNRCRTIIRGLYCNNASLFKLSCENVFINNIYGLTFTVVTLTFSIGTMVLTYTKITAVCLTSKNKSLNSKAMKTCSTHLAVYLIMLLSGLSIIILHRFPQYSDYRKFAAILYHIIPSSLNPIIYGMQSKEIRRFLSKSKKVLPSL from the coding sequence aTGGAAAACTACACGTACAACAGTGACACACTCCAGCTGGAAGGGTTACATGTCTCAGAGGATTTTACATACcccttgtttctttttctcttcttctcctacTTGTTCATAATTGTTGCAAATTTAAGCATTGTTGTTCTGGTTTTCATTGACAAAAACCTCCACCAGCCGATGTATCTCCTGTTTTGCAACCTCTCAGTTAATGACATACTAGGAAACTCTATTCTGCCCCGTTTGCTTGTAGACATGTTGCTGCCTCCGTCTGAGCACCTCATCAGTTATTATGAATGTGTGGTTCAAGCTTTCACCGTACACATGTGCAGCACCTGCTCTCACACTGTGCTCATGATTATGGCCTTTGACAGATATGTGGCCATTTGTAATCCTCTGCGCTATGCTGCCATAATGACCAACAAAATGCTGATCAAGCTCACAGTTTCTGCCTGGGGAGTGGCCTTTGTTCTGGTCGGGATTCTTCTTGGTCTGACCATACGGCTGAACCGATGTAGGACGATAATAAGAGGTCTGTACTGTAACAACGCCTCTTTGTTTAAACTCTCCTGTGagaatgtgtttattaataATATCTATGGCCTCACTTTCACTGTCGTCACGCTCACCTTTTCTATAGGCACCATGGTTCTCACTTACACAAAGATTACAGCCGTCTGTCTGACCAGTAAGAACAAGTCTTTGAACAGTAAAGCCATGAAGACCTGCAGCACTCATCTGGCTGTGTATCTGATCATGTTGCTCAGTGGATTGTCTATAATTATTCTGCATCGCTTCCCTCAGTACTCAGACTACAGAAAATTTGCTGCTATTTTGTATCACATCATCCCCAGCAGCCTTAACCCCATTATTTATGGCATGCAGTCCAAAGAGATACGGAGGTTTTTATCTAAGTCCAAGAAGGTTTTGCCATCACTGTAA
- the LOC141006688 gene encoding olfactory receptor 8G17-like has protein sequence MENYTYNSDTLQLEGLNVSEDFTYPLFLFLFFSYLFIIVANLSIAVLVFIDKNLHQPMYLLFCNLSVNDILGNSILPRLLVDMLLPPSERLISYYECVVQAFTIHVCNTCAHTVLMIMAFDRYVAVCNPLRYAAIMTNKMLIKLTVSAWGVAFVLVGILLGLTIRLNRCRTIIRGLYCSNASLFKLSCENVFINNIYGLTFTVVLFTSSIGSMVLTYTNITVVCLTSKNKSLNSKAMKTCSTHLAVYLIMLLSALSVIILHRFPQYSDYRKFAAILYHIIPSSLNAIIYGMQSKEIRKFLSKPKKVLPSL, from the coding sequence aTGGAAAACTACACGTACAACAGCGACACACTCCAGCTGGAAGGGTTAAATGTCTCAGAGGATTTTACATACcccttgtttctttttctcttcttctcctacTTGTTCATAATTGTTGCAAATTTAAGCATTGCTGTTCTGGTTTTCATTGACAAAAACCTCCACCAGCCGATGTATCTCCTGTTTTGCAACCTCTCAGTTAATGACATACTAGGAAACTCTATTCTGCCCCGTTTGCTTGTAGACATGTTGCTGCCTCCGTCTGAGCGCCTCATCAGTTATTATGAATGTGTGGTTCAAGCTTTCACCATACACGTGTGCAATACCTGCGCTCACACTGTGCTCATGATTATGGCCTTTGACAGATATGTGGCCGTCTGTAATCCTCTGCGCTATGCTGCCATAATGACCAACAAAATGCTGATCAAGCTCACAGTTTCTGCCTGGGGAGTGGCCTTTGTTCTGGTCGGGATTCTTCTTGGTCTGACCATACGGCTGAACCGATGTAGGACGATAATAAGAGGTCTGTACTGTAGCAATGCCTCGTTGTTTAAACTCTCCTGTGagaatgtgtttattaataATATCTATGGCCTCACTTTCACTGTCGTCCTGTTCACCTCTTCTATAGGCAGCATGGTTCTCACTTACACAAATATTACAGTCGTCTGTCTGACCAGTAAGAACAAGTCTTTGAACAGTAAAGCCATGAAGACCTGCAGCACTCATCTGGCTGTGTATCTGATCATGTTGCTCAGTGCATTGTCTGTAATTATTCTGCATCGCTTCCCTCAGTACTCAGACTACAGAAAATTTGCTGCTATTTTGTATCACATCATCCCCAGCAGCCTTAACGCCATTATTTATGGCATGCAGTCCAAAGAGATACGGAAGTTTTTATCTAAGCCCAAGAAGGTTTTGCCATCACTGTAA
- the LOC141006689 gene encoding olfactory receptor 8G17-like — MENYTYNSDTLQLEGLNISKDFTYPLFLFLFFSYLFIIVANLSIAVLVFINKNLHQPMYLLFCNLSVNDILGNSILPRLLLDMLLPPSERLISYYECVVQAFTVHMCSTCSHTVLMIMAFDRYVAICNPLRYAAIMTNKMLIKLTVSAWGVAFVLVGILLGLTIRLNRCRTIIRGLYCNNASLFKLSCENVFINNIYGLTFTVVLFTSSIGSMVLTYTKITAVCLTSKNKSLNSKAMKTCSTHLAVYLIMLLSVLSVIILHRFPQYSDYRKFAAILYHIIPSSLNPIIYGMQSKEIQRFLSKPKKVLPLL, encoded by the coding sequence ATGGAAAACTACACGTACAACAGCGACACACTCCAGCTGGAAGGGTTAAACATCTCAAAGGATTTTACATACcccttgtttctttttctcttcttctcctacTTGTTCATAATTGTTGCAAATTTAAGCATTGCTGTTCTGGTTTTCATTAACAAAAACCTCCACCAGCCGATGTATCTCCTGTTTTGCAACCTCTCAGTTAATGACATACTAGGAAACTCTATTCTGCCCCGTTTGCTTTTAGACATGTTGCTGCCTCCATCTGAGCGCCTCATCAGTTATTATGAATGTGTGGTTCAAGCTTTCACCGTACACATGTGCAGCACCTGCTCTCACACTGTGCTCATGATTATGGCCTTTGACAGATATGTGGCCATTTGTAATCCTCTGCGCTATGCTGCCATAATGACCAACAAAATGCTGATCAAGCTCACAGTTTCTGCCTGGGGAGTGGCCTTTGTTCTGGTCGGGATTCTTCTTGGTCTGACCATACGGCTGAACCGATGTAGGACGATAATAAGAGGTCTGTACTGTAACAACGCCTCTTTGTTCAAACTCTCCTGTGagaatgtgtttattaataATATCTATGGCCTCACTTTCACTGTCGTCCTGTTCACCTCTTCTATAGGCAGCATGGTTCTCACTTACACAAAGATTACAGCCGTCTGTCTGACCAGTAAGAACAAGTCTTTGAACAGTAAAGCCATGAAGACCTGCAGCACTCATCTGGCTGTGTATCTGATCATGTTGCTCAGTGTATTGTCTGTAATTATTCTGCATCGCTTCCCTCAGTACTCAGACTACAGAAAATTTGCTGCTATTTTGTATCACATCATCCCCAGCAGCCTTAACCCCATTATTTATGGCATGCAGTCCAAAGAGATACAGAGGTTTTTATCTAAGCCCAAGAAGGTTTTGCCATTACTGTAA
- the LOC141006686 gene encoding olfactory receptor 8G17-like — protein MENYTYNSDTLQLEGLNVSKDFTYPLFLFLFFSYLFIIVANLSIVVLVFIDKNLHQPMYLLFCNLSVNDILVNSILPRLLVNMLLPPSERLISYYECVVQAFTVHMCSTCSHTVLMIMAFDRYVAICNPLRYAAIMTNKMLIKLTVSAWGVAFVLVGILLGLTIRLNRCRTMIINPYCDNASLFKLSCENVFINNVYGLTFTVVLLSSSIGSIILTYSKITAACVRSKNKSLNSKAMKTCSTHLAVYLIMLLSALSAIILHRFPQYSDYRKFATILYHIIPSSLNPIIYGMQSKEIRRFLSKPKKVLPSL, from the coding sequence aTGGAAAACTACACGTACAACAGCGACACACTCCAGCTGGAAGGGTTAAACGTCTCAAAGGATTTTACATACcccttgtttctttttctcttcttctcctacTTGTTCATAATTGTTGCAAATTTAAGCATTGTTGTTCTGGTTTTCATTGACAAAAACCTCCACCAGCCGATGTATCTCCTGTTTTGCAACCTCTCAGTTAATGACATACTAGTAAACTCTATTCTGCCCCGTTTGCTTGTAAACATGTTGCTGCCTCCATCTGAGCGCCTCATCAGTTATTATGAATGTGTGGTTCAAGCTTTCACCGTACACATGTGCAGCACCTGCTCTCACACTGTGCTCATGATTATGGCCTTTGACAGATATGTGGCCATCTGTAATCCTCTGCGCTATGCTGCCATAATGACCAACAAAATGCTGATCAAGCTCACAGTTTCTGCCTGGGGAGTGGCCTTTGTTCTGGTCGGGATTCTTCTTGGTCTGACCATACGGCTGAACCGATGTAGGACGATGATCATTAATCCTTACTGTGACAACGCCTCCCTGTTTAAACTCTCCTGTGAGAATGTGTTCATCAATAACGTGTACGGCCTCACGTTCACCGTCGTCCTGCTCTCGTCCTCTATCGGCAGCATCATCCTCACCTACTCTAAAATCACAGCGGCCTGTGTGAGGAGTAAGAACAAGTCTTTGAACAGTAAAGCCATGAAGACCTGCAGCACTCATCTGGCTGTGTATCTGATCATGTTGCTCAGTGCATTGTCTGCAATTATTCTGCATCGCTTCCCTCAGTACTCAGACTACAGAAAATTTGCTACTATTTTGTATCACATCATCCCCAGCAGCCTTAACCCCATTATTTATGGCATGCAGTCCAAAGAGATACGGAGGTTTTTATCTAAGCCCAAGAAGGTTTTGCCATCACTGTAA
- the LOC141007383 gene encoding olfactory receptor 52N5-like, whose translation MENYTFNSFTLQIEGFKVTKDSMYPVFFLFFTAYFFVMVMNIGIAVLIFIDKNLHQPMYLIFCNLSVSDIIGSTHILPRLLSDILLPPSERLISYYECVVQAFVTQLFGTTSHTVLMIMAFDRYVAICNPLRYAAIMTNKMLIKLTVSAWGVAFVLVGILLGLTIRLNRCRTMITNPFCDNASLFKLSCDSVFINNIYGLTFTVVLLTSSIGSMVLTYTKITVVCLTSKNKALNSKALKTCSTHLAVYLIMLLSGLSIIILHRFPQYSDYRKLAAILFVIVPGSLNPIIYGVQSKEIRKFLFEIFQSIKAKN comes from the coding sequence ATGGAAAACTACACCTTTAACAGCTTCACACTCCAAATAGAAGGGTTTAAGGTCACGAAGGACTCCATGTACCCtgtctttttcttgttctttacCGCCTACTTTTTTGTTATGGTTATGAATATCGGCATTGCTGTTCTGATTTTCATCGACAAGAACCTTCACCAGCCTATGTATCTCATTTTTTGCAACCTGTCAGTAAGTGATATCATTGGAAGTACTCATATTTTGCCTCGTTTGCTTTCAGACATTTTGCTGCCTCCCTCTGAGCGCCTCATCAGTTATTATGAGTGTGTGGTTCAGGCTTTTGTCACACAGTTGTTTGGTACAACTTCTCACACTGTGCTCATGATTATGGCCTTTGACAGATATGTGGCCATCTGTAATCCTCTGCGCTATGCTGCCATAATGACCAACAAAATGCTGATCAAGCTCACAGTTTCTGCCTGGGGAGTGGCCTTTGTCCTGGTCGGGATTCTTCTTGGTCTGACCATACGGCTGAACCGATGCAGGACGATGATCACAAACCCCTTCTGTGATAATGCCTCCCTGTTTAAACTCTCCTGTGACAGTGTGTTTATTAATAATATCTATGGCCTCACTTTCACTGTTGTCTTGCTCACCTCTTCTATAGGCAGCATGGTTCTCACTTACACAAAGATTACAGTCGTCTGTCTGACCAGTAAGAACAAGGCTTTGAACAGTAAAGCCTTGAAGACCTGCAGCACTCATCTGGCTGTGTATCTGATCATGTTGCTCAGTGGATTGTCTATAATTATTCTGCATCGCTTCCCTCAGTACTCAGACTACAGAAAACTTGCTGCCATTCTGTTTGTTATCGTCCCCGGCAGCCTCAACCCCATTATTTATGGAGTGCAATCTAAAGAAATAAGGAAATtcttatttgaaatatttcagtccataaaagcaaaaaattgA